One stretch of Acropora muricata isolate sample 2 chromosome 12, ASM3666990v1, whole genome shotgun sequence DNA includes these proteins:
- the LOC136892283 gene encoding fibroblast growth factor 1-like: MKRQIQFEFRLFQIMSALVLTNLIAISESHPLLQLAALTRIAHRERRNVMPITIAPSVKSARLCSGQSSGHTSTSDVSLCYKNGWFLAISDDGTVNGTSNVQSPDIKLQLRSVGSSLVRIYSPHHCLYVAMASNGKVFTTEHPSDETVFKQTHEPSGFQTFASQRYFTRIGKHVRFNFLSMRKTGHMKNGKKTQRHHRTTLLSVMPARETF; this comes from the exons ATGAAGCGACAAATACAGTTCGAATTCAGGTTATTCCag ATCATGTCTGCTTTGGTTTTAACAAATTTAATTGCCATATCTGAAAGCCATCCGCTTCTGCAGTTGGCCGCACTAACAAGAATTGCTCATCGAGAACGCAGAAATGTTATGCCCATCACGATCGCGCCATCAGTTAAATCGGCTCGTCTCTGCAGCGGGCAAAGCTCTGGTCATACGTCAACTTCGGACGTGTCTTTGTGTTATAAAAATGGCtggtttttagcaatttctgATGATGGAACAGTCAATGGAACATCGAACGTACAAAGTCCCGACA TCAAGCTTCAGTTGCGATCGGTTGGGAGCAGTCTGGTACGAATTTACAGTCCCCACCACTGTTTGTACGTAGCAATGGCATCCAATGGAAAAGTTTTCACTACG GAACACCCAAGCGATGAAACAGTATTTAAACAAACTCATGAGCCCAGTGGGTTTCAGACATTTGCATCCCAAAGATATTTCACGCGAATCGGAAAACACGTGCGTTTCAACTTTTTATCCATGCGAAAAACAGGTCAtatgaaaaatggaaaaaaaactcaaagaCATCACAGAACGACGTTGTTATCTGTGATGCCAGCAAGAGAAACATTTTAA
- the LOC136894090 gene encoding AT-rich interactive domain-containing protein 4A-like, with amino-acid sequence MPKRKHGILKSSRKSSRLSIGSEEELVCIWVQCESEHCHKWRQISAEEAKGLEGSSWYCWLNRDPRYNSCSAVEQKAKKPKHMKFIYSLLPEGEVVMAKMSGYPPWPGLLTRDPTCGEYYDAPLDKENEITHYHVEFFGRPRSRAWLVPSLVNPFQSMNENERETPKFKKILGKQLIELKKSYDFALKEAHSYLKKTTEERLKSCHFKYKKEECMSANSVVSTEPVKPVKEVEKSEIPERRLSATSPLNSPTLPFMPNKQWLSYTGHLTSVTDWKEKEFLESLESFSRERGLTVPKEPIWRGKRISLCKFYNLVVQHGGFENICQNRLWNKIYNELLDSVEVYGGTSSSARVFYQKYLMPFELYLRSSKRHDTQFIPDNFPSPSTERRDRPQIRTRRKTFGSLNADDGEQTVPETSSDQIPSDSEDSDSDDVISTKNEHHNNLGSQTCAQPRRQGNHVPSSNPDSPHQSCDRCSFDSDESEDESTTDTRDVSEKELQQLERLLLSLEPSLYPSKDNNGQVKSRVQPQGITSSSQTRVLTSLPEVDVEKALDEIAKIEGTIADLNSLVARETEKI; translated from the exons ATGCCAAAACGGAAGCACGGAATTTTAAAATCGTCCCGCAAATCGAGTCGGTTGTCAATCGGGTCAGAAGAGGAACTCGTCTGTATTTGGGTACAATGCGAGAGTGAACATTGTCACAAATGGCGCCAAATATCAGCGGAGGAAGCCAAGGGATTGGAGGGCAGCTCATGGTATTGCTGGCTCAACCGAGACCCGCGCTACAACTCGTGTTCCGCTGTGGAGCAAAAAGCGAAGAAACCCaaacacatgaaatttatttaCAGTCTTCTACCTGAGGGAGAAGTCGTTATGGCTAAAATGTCGGGATATCCGCC GTGGCCTGGCCTGCTAACCCGTGATCCAACTTGCGGAGAGTACTACGATGCTCCGCTggataaagaaaatgaaatcacACATTATCACGTAGAGTTTTTTGGTCGGCCTCGTTCTCGTGCATGGCTAGTACCGAGCCTTGTGAACCCTTTCCAGTCCATGAATGAGAATGAAAGAGAAACTCCGAAGTTCAAAAAGATACTGGGAAAGCAGTTAATAGAACTCAAGAAATCTTACGATTTTGCTCTGAAGGAAGCACACAGTTACTTAAAAAAGACAACCGAGGAGAGACTAAAGTCCTGTCATTTTAAATATAAAAAAG AGGAGTGCATGTCAGCGAATTCAGTAGTCTCAACTGAACCAGTTAAACCAGTTAAAGAAGTTGAAAAATCGGAAATTCCTGAGAGAAGACTGTCCGCAACCAGTCCATTGAATTCACCCACCTTGCCATTCATGCCAAACAAACAATGGCTCAGTTACACTGGCCATCTCACCTCTGTCACAGATTGGAAG gaaaaggAATTTTTGGAAAGTCTGGAGTCCTTTTCACGAGAACGGGGCTTAACTGTCCCAAAAGAACCAATATGGCGTGGTAAACGGATCAGTCTTTGTAAATTCTACAACTTGGTCGTGCAACATGGAGGTTTCGAAAAC ATTTGCCAGAATAGACTATGGAACAAAATCTATAACGAGTTACTGGACTCGGTTGAGGTGTATGGTGGGACAAGCAGCTCAGCTCGAGTGTTTTACCAAAA GTATTTGATGCCCTTTGAACTTTATCTCAGAAGTTCCAAACGACATG aCACTCAGTTTATCCCGGACAATTTCCCGAGCCCTTCTACTGAGCGACGAGACCGACCACAAATCCGGACGCGACGGAAAACCTTCGGTTCGCTAAACGCAGATGATG GCGAGCAGACCGTTCCGGAAACATCTTCTGACCAGATTCCATCGGATAGCGAAGACTCAGACTCAGACGATGTAATTTCCACAAAAAATGAACATCACAATAATT TGGGGTCGCAGACATGTGCACAACCGAGAAGACAAGGGAACCATGTGCCAAGTTCGAACCCAGACTCCCCTCACCAGTCATGTGATCGTTGTTCGTTTGATAGTGATG aaagtgAAGATGAAAGTACGACAGATACACGTGATGTTTCAGAAAAAGAACTTCAACAACTCGAAAGACTTTTGTTGTCTTTGGAACCCTCACTCTACCCGTCCAAAG ATAACAACGGACAAGTAAAAAGCAG AGTTCAACCACAAGGGATAACCTCGTCGTCTCAAACACGAGTCTTAACCTCACTACCAGAAGTTGATGTTGAAAAGGCGCTAGATGAAATTGCCAAGATAGAAG GGACCATTGCGGACTTGAATTCATTGGTTGCTCGAGAGACAGAAAAGATATAA
- the LOC136892282 gene encoding calpain-7-like yields MVDVAELCEDGYRLAIQAVDLDKIGSREAAAFFYIEAAEALIKALSYDPSLDVKLKAEQYIRRAEELRALEAQASKQTTVPLKSSQQNGAERAEFLIKQALNEDERGRIDDALPLYTDAAELCMKTSNSLLDDDNLKKKLHSLAKQAIERAEAIKGILSKKSSPSRPITHTMQNLSLNSKGDATPGGSTADRRPQLTAKELEVLKHTSYINSKLFPPWLDSDLKERFAYPDYYSDKDGRLPLSKKQKERFSKWLRPTELCDNPEMIYAISSFSIKQTIVSDCSFLASLAISAAYERNFKKSLITSIIYPQNRAGKPVINPSGKYMIKLRINGISRKVIIDDTLPVGKNGELLCSYSNNHNEMWVSLIEKAYLKVMGGYDFPGSNSSIDLHALTGWIPERMSIKRTDPAFNESMHFDRLMTGLRRGDCLITMATGPMSESDADRAGLVSTHAYALLDIRKIQGHRLLQLKNPWSHLRWKGKFSELDSTNWTPELQRALNYDRKSALQFDNGVFWINWESAMQFFDVVYMNWNPKLFKYRYALHSTWKALEGPKKDVYNIGDNPQYKLELMSCDRDTVVWILLTRHITQKDDFAENKEFITVHVYKSDGGRVYYPTDPLLEGTKINSPFYLAKLNAPKGTKRFTLVVSQYEKTNTIHYTVKVFSSTEFRLSPVPVPYTVEKQVTGEWKGKLAGGCPNYPSHSNNPIYRLQLKPSSPTETAEVLLKLRGPKQFSVGTNVRSVDRASDGRPVFKVDSDTYRPGFYVQQLSKMPAGVYEVIPSTFYPGKEGPFILTVAASCKIALSRM; encoded by the exons atggtagACGTAGCCGAACTTTGTGAAGATGGCTATAGGTTAGCAATACAAGCGGTCGATTTAGACAAGATTGGCAGTAGAGAAGCTGCAGCATTCTTCTACATCGAGGCTGCAGAGGCTCTAATAAAAGCATTATCGTACGATCCCAGCTTGGACGTGAAACTCAAAGCTGAACAGTACATCCGGAGAGCAGAGGAACTCCGTGCATTGGAGGCACAAG CTTCAAAGCAAACCACAGTGCCCctcaagtcttcacaacag AATGGTGCTGAACGTGCAGAATTTCTCATAAAGCAAGCACTTAATGAAGATGAAAGAGGAAGAATTGATGATGCATTGCCTCTTTACACTGATGCAGCAGAACTCTGCATGAAAACT AGCAACAGCCTACTAGATGAtgataatttgaagaaaaagctTCATTCACTTGCAAAACAAGCAATAGAAAG AGCTGAGGCAATAAAAGGAATTTTGAGCAAGAAATCATCTCCCTCCAGACCTATCACTCATACCATGCAAAACCTTTCCCTCAATTCCAAAGGGGATGCGACTCCGGGAGGAAGCACTGCTGACCGAAGACCTCAACTGACAGCCAAAGAACTTGAGGTGTTGAA GCACACGTCATATATAAATAGCAAACTATTCCCCCCATGGCTGGATAGTGATCTGAAAGAGAGATTTGCCTATCCTGATTATTACAG tGACAAAGATGGAAGGCTTCCCCTCTCGAAGAAACAAAAGGAACGCTTCTCCAAGTGGTTGAG GCCAACTGAGCTGTGCGACAACCCAGAAATGATTTATGCCATCTCCAGTTTTAGCATTAAACAG ACAATTGTATCAGATTGTTCATTTCTCGCTTCATTAGCCATCAGTGCTGCATATGAGAGGAATTTCAAAAAGAGTCTCATTACAAG CATAATTTATCCACAGAATCGTGCTGGGAAACCTGTGATTAACCCTTCAGGAAAATACATGATTAAGTTACGCATCAATGGAATTTCAAGAAAG GTGATTATTGATGATACTCTGCCAGTGGGAAAAAACGGAGAGCTCTTGTGTTCTTACTCAAATAATCATAATGAGATGTGGGTCAGTCTTATTGAAAAAGCTTATTTAAAG GTTATGGGGGGATATGATTTTCCAGGCTCCAATTCA AGTATTGATCTCCATGCTCTCACAGGATGGATCCCTGAACGCATGTCTATCAAACGAACTGATCCTGCATTCAATGAAAGTATGCATTTTGATCGATTGATGACTGGGTTGAGGAGAG GTGACTGCCTCATCACCATGGCAACAGGACCCATGAGTGAAAGTGATGCTGACCGAGCAGGATTGGTGTCCACACACGCCTATGCTTTGTTGGATATTCGCAAAATCCAG GGACATCGTCTTCTTCAGCTTAAAAATCCTTGGAGCCATCTTAGATGGAAG GGGAAATTTTCTGAGTTGGATTCCACAAACTGGACACCGGAACTTCAACGAGCACTTAACTACGACAGAAAAAGCGCTCTGCAATTCGACAACG gtgttttttggattaaCTGGGAAAGTGCAATGCAATTTTTCGATGTTGTTTACATGAACTGGAATCCTAAACTGTTTAAATATCGCTACGCTCTTCACTC GACTTGGAAGGCATTGGAAGGACCAAAAAAGGATGTCTACAATATTG GTGACAATCCACAGTACAAGTTAGAATTGATGTCATGTGACCGTGACACTGTGGTTTGGATTCTACTCACTCGACACATCACACAAAAG GATGACTTTGCAGAGAACAAAGAATTTATAACTGTTCACGTTTATAAATCGGATGGCGGCCGAGTCTATTACCCAA ctGACCCGTTGTTAGAGGGCACCAAAATCAACAGTCCGTTTTACTTGGCCAAACTGAATGCTCCCAAAGGAACCAAGCGATTTACACTTGTTGTTTCACAGTATGAAAAGACAAATACCATTCACTACACAGTCAAG gttttttcatcaactgaatTTCGCTTGTCCCCAGTTCCTGTCCCATACACTGTTGAGAAACAG GTGACTGGCGAATGGAAGGGCAAGCTCGCAGGCGGCTGTCCAAATTATCCATCGCATTCCAATAATCCAATTTATCGTTTACAGCTCAAACCCTCATCACCGACAGAAACAGCCGAAGTGTTACTTAAACTACGTGGCCCAAA GCAATTCTCAGTCGGTACTAATGTTCGATCTGTTGACCGTGCTTCCGATGGAAGGCCTGTGTTCAAGGTTGACTCTGACACTTACAG ACCTGGCTTTTACGTACAACAGCTGAGCAAGATGCCCGCAGGAGTGTATGAGGTGATACCATCGACATTTTACCCGGGAAAAGAGGGACCATTTATACTCACGGTAGCAGCGAGCTGTAAGATTGCACTTTCGAGGATGTAG